In Deinococcus apachensis DSM 19763, the DNA window AACCCCTTGATGGGCCGGACTTCCGATAAATGAGCTCCGCATATGGATCATGACTTTGAATGAGGGGGATCGCCTGCCAATCTTCGCAGCATCAGGCGGATCATGGCGAGATACACCAGCATTTCTGTGGCCTCCGGCAATGCCTCGTAGTCCTTCGACAAGCGCCAGCATTTTCCGAGCCAGGCGAAGGTGCGTTCCACCACCCGGCGTCTGGGCAGCACATTGAAGGTCTTCTGGAGCCCGAGTTGGTCCACCAACTCGGGCGTGTAGCGCTGCACCTGCCGCCACCAGGGATACACCACTTCCACCACCAGCCCAGACTGCTCCTTGGCCCACTTGAGGAAGCCGCCCGTGTACCCCTGGTCCGCCCAGACCTTCTCCAGCTTGGGGTAGGTCTGCTTGATCCCGTCGAGAACCAGCTTGCCCCCTTCATGGTCCTGCACATCCGCTGGATGGACCACGACTTTGAGAATCAGCCCGAGGGTATCGACGAGGATGTGCCGCTTGCGTCCACTCACCTTTTTGGCATCATCGAACCCGCGGGGTCCGCCCGCTTCGGTTGTCTTAGCACTTTGACTGTCGATGATGCCTGTGGTGGGCTGTGCGGCTCGCCCAGCCGCCAGCCGGCCTCGTTCTCGAAGCACGTCGTGGACATGCTTCAGTACACCTCGAAGGCGCCACTTGCGGTACTGGGCGTACACCGTGTCCCAACTGGGAAAGTTCAGGGGCAGGAGTCGCCAAGCGCAGCCGGTTTGCAGGACGTAGAGCATGGCGTTGACCGGGACGCGCCGGGAGTGAATTCGCTTGCGTCCCGTCGAACAGGGACCAGGAAGCAGGGGTTCGAGCAGTACCCATTCCGCGTCCGTCAAATCCGAGGCATACCCAGCACCCGTTATGCCCCACAGCAGGATGAAAACTGCGTCTGGAAGGGCCTTGAGGTGTTAACACACGCACCTTGCCTCTTTCTTCCGGCTTCGTCTTACGCTGTGACCCATGACGGGGGACGGCAGGGCGAAGGGGCGGAACGGCTGGCATAAGGGCAACATCGAGGAATTGCCCTCGGGCCGCTTCCGGTGGCGGGTGTGGGTGACGTACCCGGACGGCACGCGGGAACGGCGGCAGGGCACCGTTAGGACGAAGACCGAAGCACAGCGGGCCATCATCACGGCCCAGAAGGAAGCCCAGGAAGGCGTGCGGCCTGTCTCCGACCGGCTGACCGTGGGCGAGATGGTCACGGAATACATGGCGGCGAAGGCGGGGAGCTGGGCGCCCCGGACGCTGTGGAATAACGAAAAGCTCTACCAGCGGCACGTCTCGCCCCACCTGGCCCACCTGAAAGCGGCGGGAGTGACGCCCCGCGCTCTCCGGGCCTACTTCGAGGGGCTGAACGAAAAGCGCCCGGACCCGGCCACGGGTAAGACCCGGCCCCCGCTGGGGGACAGCGCACAGCGGCAGATCCACGTCCTGCTGACCGGCGCGTATAAGCGGGCCATTGGGGACGGGCTGCTGCGAGAGAACCCGGCCCAGCATGCCCGGCCTGTGAAAGCCGCGAAGGCAGGATTGGCGAAGGTGAAGGCGTTCACGCCCGAAGAACTGGGGCGCTTTATTGGGGCGGCCTTGGAAGACCGCTGGGCGCTACCCCTGGCCTTCCTCGCCTACACAGGGCTTCGCATTGGGGAAGCCCTAGCCCTGACCTGGGCGGATCTCCAAGAAGACACGAAGGCCCCCGGCGTGTCCTTCGTGACCGTCTCGAAGACCCGGAGTGAGTTTGAGGGGAAAGCGTACACGGGCAAGCCGAAGACGGCGGCGGGCGTGCGCCGGGTGTACCTGCCCGGGGAAGCCCGGCAGATCGTCGAGGACATGCGGCGCCGCGTGGGCATCGAGGCGCGGGCGTCCGGCTACCAGGGCGAAGGGCTGGCCCCTCACGCGCCCATCTTCCCCAGTGTGGACGGGCGGCCCATGCGGCAGGACACGGCCCGCCATACCATGCGCCGGACCTGCGAGACAGCAGGGGTGCCGCTGCTCAGCCCCCACGCGCTGCGGCACAGCGTGGCAACCTTTCACCTCTCACAAGGGCGGGACGTGGTGACGGTGGCCGCCCACCTGGGGCACGCGCAGACAAGTACCACCCTGAACACTTACGCCCATGCCCTGCCGGACCGGCTGCGCGGCATGACGTTGGACCTCGCTACGCTCCGGGGCGAGACGGCGAAGGAAGAGGGACAGGCGGAAGCGGCTGTCCCCCGCTTGGCCCGGAAGTTGGGGGGCCGGGGCAGGAAGGGCGGCCCACGCCGAGGGTAGGAGCGCGTCCCCAACAGGGGGCAAAAGTGGGGACGCGAATTTACGCCGTATAGGTGCAGCTTGTTAGGTTTGCGTCCCCAACTACCTTTTTCATGGGGACGCATGTTTTTACCGTGCAGAACGGCAAAAACAGTCGAAGTCCCCAAAGTCCCCGGATTTTTAGGGGTACAGACAGCCCAGGTTCTTTTGTAGGGAAGATGGAAGCGAACAGGGCAGGTGGCTTGCCGCCTTCGTCGTCCTTCTCATGGTTGGGGCCCCCAGGAATCAAAAGGGCCACGTTTGGGCCACGCCGGGCCTCTAGGCTACGTCAGCGGGCCAGAGGGAAAGCGAAAGCCCCGCACTAGGCGGGACTTTTCTTGGTGGGTCGCCCGGGACTTGAACCCGGAACCCGCTGATTAAAAGTCAGCTGCTCTACCGATTGAGCTAACGACCCGCTGGGACAAGCGTCTTGCAGCGGGCCTGAGTATAGGGAGCGTCCCTGAGGGTGTCAACGCGGGCAAGGCCAGACGCCATCTTCCAGCAAGTTCGCTCAGAACCCGAACCGGAAACCTGTTGATGCAAAGTCAACTCAGCGCTTCAGGTTGGGCGGCATCGGCGGCAGCTTAGGCGGCTTCATACCCTTACCCATACCGCCGGGACCGCTGAAGCGCTGGAGCATCTTCATCATGTCCTTCATCTGCTCGTGCATCTTCAGCAGGCGGTTGATGTCCTGCACAGTGTGCCCGCTGCCCGCCGCGATGCGCTTGCGGCGGCGCCCGTCGATGATCTTGGGGTTGCGGCGCTCCTTCACGGTCATCGAGGAGATCATCGCGTCGATGCGCTGAATCTGCTTCTCGTCCACATTGAAGCCCTCGGGCAGGGCGCGGCTCATGCCGGGGATCAGTTTGAGGAGGTCGCCCAGCGGCCCCATCTTGCGAATCTGGCGAAGCTGCGTCAGGAGATCTTCGAGGTCGAACTCGCCCGGCTTCTTGACCTCCATCGCCTTGAGGTCGGCCTGCTGCGCCCGCTCGATCAGCCCCAGCACGTCGCCCATGCCGAGAATTCGGCCAGCCACCCGGTCAGGGTAGAAGGGCTCCAGGCCGTTAATTTTCTCGCTGATGCCCGCGAAGTAGATCGGCTTGCCCGTCACGCTGCGCGCCGAGAGGGCCGCCCCACCGCGCGCGTCGCCGTCCATCTTGGTGATGATCAGGCCGGAGAGATGCACCCGCTCGTCGAACACGCGGGCGACGTTCAGCGCCTCCTGACCGGTCATCGCGTCCACCACGAGCAGCGTCTCGGTGGGCTGAAGCTCGGTCTGAAGGTTGGCGAGCTGGTCCATCAGCGCCTCGTCAATCTGGAGGCGGCCCGCCGTGTCCACGATCACGAGGTCGCGGTAGTCGGTCCTCAGGTACTCATCGAGGCGTCGCTTCGTTTCCTGCGGCGTCTCGCCGTCGTTCACCTTCAGGACGGGCACACCGACCTGCTTGCCGAGGACTTCGAGCTGGTCACGGGCGGCGGGGCGCTGAGTATCGGCGGCGACGAGGAGCACGCGGCGGCCCTTGCCCTTGTAGTAGGCGGCGAGCTTGCCGGAGCTGGTCGTCTTGCCCGCGCCCTGGAGGCCGACCATGAACCAGACGTTGCCCTCGTTTTTCAGGGTGGGCTGCCGCGCCTCGCCGCCCAGCGTTTCGATGAGCTCGTCGTGGACGAGCTTCACGACCGTCTGCCCGGCGGTCAGGGACCCCGTGACCTCCTGCCCGACGGCCTTCTCGCTGACCCGCGCCACGAAGTCCTTGGCGACGTTGAAATTCACGTCCGCTTCGAGCAGGGCCATGCGAATCTCGCGCATGGCGGCCTTGACCTGCGCGTCGGTGAGTTTGCTTTCTCTTCCTACGCGGTCGAGGATGTCCTGCAACTTGTTCCCGAGCGCCTCAAACATAGGGGGAGGCTACCACGGGGGCGTAAAGGGCTTGGTGTAGCTTGCACGGATGCCCAAACTCGTGCGCGACCGAATTCCCGATCCGTTCCCTGCCGACACCTACCGCATGCTTGACGAGGCCGAGTACGAGTCGGCGTTGCGGGACAAGCTGACAGAGGAGGGGCAGGAGTACCTCACGGACCGGACGGCGGAGGAACTGGCGGATGTGCTGGAGGTGCTGCACGCGCTGTCCGCCCTGCATAACCTGGACCCCGACAAATTGAAGGAATTGCAGACCCGCAAAGCAGCGGAGTGGGGCGGCTTCGTGGGGGCGGGTCTGGTTGGAGGAACACGTGATCTACAAGGAACCTAACGCCCGTTAGTCTCCCCGCGCTAGACTCTCCCCATGACCAAAGCCGTGATCGTCTCGGCGTCGCGCACGCCGACCGGGAAGTTTCTAGGCGCCTTGCAGGACGTGAATGCCGTAGAGCTGGGAGCCACCACCCTGCGCGAGACGCTGCGCCGTTCGGGCATCCCCGCCGACCTCGTCGAGGAAGTCATCATGGGGCAGGTCGTGCAGGCGGGATGCGGGCAGAACCCGGCGCGGCAGGCGGGCCTGAAGGCGGGGCTGAGTCACGAGGTCGGCGCCCTTACCGTGAACAAGGTGTGCGGCTCGGGTCTCAAGGCCGTGATCCTGGCCGCGCAGGCGATCCGCGCGGGCGACCAAACGATCATGCTGGCGGGTGGCATGGAGAGCATGAGCAATGCGCCGCACCTCCTCCCGCAGGCACGGAAGGGCTACCGGCTGGGGCACGCGCAGGTCCTCGACGCGAACACGCACGACGGTCTGTGGTGCTCCATTAATGACGAGGGCATGGGTCTGACCGGAGAGCGAGTGGCGGAGAAGTACGGTATTGGGCGGGAGGCGCAGGACGCCTACGCCACCCAGAGCCACCAGCGTGCAGTTTCCGCTCAACAGGGCGGTCGCTTCAGCGACGAGATCGCCCCCGTGACCGTCAAGGGCCGCAAGGGTGACGTGGTCGTGGACACCGACGAGGGCCCGCGTGCGGACACGAGCGCCGAGACGCTGGCGAAGCTCAAGCCCGCCTTCAAGACGGATGGCACCGTCACTGCGGGGAACGCGCCCGGCCTGAACGACGGCGCCTCCAGCCTGCTCCTGATGTCCGAGGAAGCGGCGCAGGCGCACGGGCTGACGCCGATGGCCGAGATCACCTCCTACGCGACGGGAGGCCTCGCCCCCGAATGGGTGATGATGACGCCCGTTCCCGCCACGAAGAAGCTGCTGGAAAAGAGCGGCATGGGCGTGAGCGACGTGGACCTGTGGGAGCTGAACGAGGCGTTTTCTGTCCAGAGCCTCGCCGTGCAGCGCGAGCTGGGGCTGGACCCCGAGCGGGTGAACGTGAACGGCGGGGCGGTCGCGCTGGGGCACCCCATCGGCGCGTCCGGCGCCCGCATCCTGGTCACGCTGCTGCACGCCCTTCGTCAGCAGGACAAGGAGACGGGCGTGGCGACCCTGTGCATGGGCGGCGGCAACGGCCTGGCCCTCAGCGTCAAGCGGCTAAGCTGAAGCGCATGACGCAGACGCCGACCCTGTGGGTGATCCAGAGCCGTTACCTCAAGAGCGGGGACGACCTCGCCGCCGTCACGCCCCGGCACCGCGAGTGGCTGGACCAGCATTACCGCTCGGGCCTCTTCCTCGTGTCGGGCCGCAAGGTGGATGGCACGGGCGGCGTGCTGCTCGCGCAAGCGGAGAGCCAGGAGCAGTTGGAGGAGGTCTTCCGGGACGACCCCTTCGTGCTGGAGGGCTGCTCGGAGTACACCTACACGCCCTTCACGCCCGTCAAGCGGGGCCGCGCGCTGACGCTTGAGGGCGTGCCGCTGGTGGAGTGAGTCGAAGGGTGAGGTAGGCTGTTTTCTACGATCCCGTAGATTTCGAA includes these proteins:
- a CDS encoding IS5 family transposase, encoding MLWGITGAGYASDLTDAEWVLLEPLLPGPCSTGRKRIHSRRVPVNAMLYVLQTGCAWRLLPLNFPSWDTVYAQYRKWRLRGVLKHVHDVLRERGRLAAGRAAQPTTGIIDSQSAKTTEAGGPRGFDDAKKVSGRKRHILVDTLGLILKVVVHPADVQDHEGGKLVLDGIKQTYPKLEKVWADQGYTGGFLKWAKEQSGLVVEVVYPWWRQVQRYTPELVDQLGLQKTFNVLPRRRVVERTFAWLGKCWRLSKDYEALPEATEMLVYLAMIRLMLRRLAGDPPHSKS
- a CDS encoding tyrosine-type recombinase/integrase, whose amino-acid sequence is MTGDGRAKGRNGWHKGNIEELPSGRFRWRVWVTYPDGTRERRQGTVRTKTEAQRAIITAQKEAQEGVRPVSDRLTVGEMVTEYMAAKAGSWAPRTLWNNEKLYQRHVSPHLAHLKAAGVTPRALRAYFEGLNEKRPDPATGKTRPPLGDSAQRQIHVLLTGAYKRAIGDGLLRENPAQHARPVKAAKAGLAKVKAFTPEELGRFIGAALEDRWALPLAFLAYTGLRIGEALALTWADLQEDTKAPGVSFVTVSKTRSEFEGKAYTGKPKTAAGVRRVYLPGEARQIVEDMRRRVGIEARASGYQGEGLAPHAPIFPSVDGRPMRQDTARHTMRRTCETAGVPLLSPHALRHSVATFHLSQGRDVVTVAAHLGHAQTSTTLNTYAHALPDRLRGMTLDLATLRGETAKEEGQAEAAVPRLARKLGGRGRKGGPRRG
- the ffh gene encoding signal recognition particle protein, producing MFEALGNKLQDILDRVGRESKLTDAQVKAAMREIRMALLEADVNFNVAKDFVARVSEKAVGQEVTGSLTAGQTVVKLVHDELIETLGGEARQPTLKNEGNVWFMVGLQGAGKTTSSGKLAAYYKGKGRRVLLVAADTQRPAARDQLEVLGKQVGVPVLKVNDGETPQETKRRLDEYLRTDYRDLVIVDTAGRLQIDEALMDQLANLQTELQPTETLLVVDAMTGQEALNVARVFDERVHLSGLIITKMDGDARGGAALSARSVTGKPIYFAGISEKINGLEPFYPDRVAGRILGMGDVLGLIERAQQADLKAMEVKKPGEFDLEDLLTQLRQIRKMGPLGDLLKLIPGMSRALPEGFNVDEKQIQRIDAMISSMTVKERRNPKIIDGRRRKRIAAGSGHTVQDINRLLKMHEQMKDMMKMLQRFSGPGGMGKGMKPPKLPPMPPNLKR
- a CDS encoding nucleoside triphosphate pyrophosphohydrolase, whose product is MPKLVRDRIPDPFPADTYRMLDEAEYESALRDKLTEEGQEYLTDRTAEELADVLEVLHALSALHNLDPDKLKELQTRKAAEWGGFVGAGLVGGTRDLQGT
- a CDS encoding thiolase family protein, with product MTKAVIVSASRTPTGKFLGALQDVNAVELGATTLRETLRRSGIPADLVEEVIMGQVVQAGCGQNPARQAGLKAGLSHEVGALTVNKVCGSGLKAVILAAQAIRAGDQTIMLAGGMESMSNAPHLLPQARKGYRLGHAQVLDANTHDGLWCSINDEGMGLTGERVAEKYGIGREAQDAYATQSHQRAVSAQQGGRFSDEIAPVTVKGRKGDVVVDTDEGPRADTSAETLAKLKPAFKTDGTVTAGNAPGLNDGASSLLLMSEEAAQAHGLTPMAEITSYATGGLAPEWVMMTPVPATKKLLEKSGMGVSDVDLWELNEAFSVQSLAVQRELGLDPERVNVNGGAVALGHPIGASGARILVTLLHALRQQDKETGVATLCMGGGNGLALSVKRLS
- a CDS encoding YciI family protein, with the translated sequence MTQTPTLWVIQSRYLKSGDDLAAVTPRHREWLDQHYRSGLFLVSGRKVDGTGGVLLAQAESQEQLEEVFRDDPFVLEGCSEYTYTPFTPVKRGRALTLEGVPLVE